One stretch of Halobaculum marinum DNA includes these proteins:
- a CDS encoding N-6 DNA methylase, with translation MTEYSPARIILGLAFDGSHSTGEVEDKLGCSRETARQKLLLLESCGVVTQKTVGDTFVWSLSEDALSERSNAIQSQDTIELLITETLQELADHLAQPGQALPENIIEWIEDRDVDDTLSEAVFAYRMGLFKRLLRATLYSLHEDEHESLDPLVADIHWNSQLDYAYKETGDSGLARAPIERLIDSDVEIVSKLLIALTNALGNVENPATTLTTVYESLVPQDTRRSLGQFGTPDYVSDFLASWAVREADDSILDPGIGAGQLASSGLDRKLKLGAERPLSEITGVDVDDVAISMASVTLKLVDGSGKPNLYLNDFMEYSPHSWDEDSYEQKTVDGVIANPPYSRHQALDEEFKNTLSETVSRETGREFSPRTPLYGYFIAHAAQFLESGGRFAAIVPSQFFDTEFGRDLKEYLLSEFTIHGIVQLADELDVFEDVRTRPSILLLEKGAPDHSHEINFCRLTSWDGISDAPELLQSDFESFPAVESNTTVVQDLVPAHQRWSVYLDETEILDRSELTEFETIASIKRGIATGSNDFFCLTGEEVADLGIPEKYRRRIIKSARGMDYVNLTESNWETWETEGKSVWLLYCREDGAPVERNELPRTVDEYLAQGESSGVTDGYLVSKRSYWYQVEARDPAPILGKYMNRTGFLFMRNDADLLTLNNVHAIDLNFGYTDDERDALLAYLNSTVMEQILSAASHDYSGLQKIEIGQLSGAAVIDPRELTPSKRETLANSFDELCEKRQNGRSGEEVIEEIDKSIESILDLRARDSNELQSN, from the coding sequence GTGACTGAATACTCGCCAGCTCGAATCATCCTGGGACTTGCATTTGACGGCTCTCACAGTACGGGGGAGGTAGAGGACAAACTGGGCTGTAGTCGTGAAACTGCCCGACAGAAGCTCCTACTGCTTGAGAGCTGTGGTGTCGTTACTCAAAAGACGGTCGGGGACACATTCGTTTGGTCGCTGAGCGAAGATGCTCTTTCAGAGCGGTCCAATGCGATCCAATCTCAGGATACCATTGAGTTGCTGATCACGGAAACGCTTCAGGAACTCGCTGATCATCTAGCTCAACCTGGCCAGGCACTCCCCGAGAACATTATCGAGTGGATCGAAGACAGAGATGTTGACGACACACTTTCTGAAGCGGTTTTCGCATATCGGATGGGTCTATTCAAGCGACTGCTCAGGGCAACGCTCTATTCGCTCCATGAGGACGAGCACGAGTCGCTGGACCCGTTAGTTGCAGATATTCACTGGAACAGCCAGTTGGACTACGCGTACAAGGAAACCGGCGACAGCGGGCTTGCACGGGCTCCTATTGAGCGTCTCATTGACTCGGATGTCGAGATCGTCTCGAAGCTACTCATCGCGCTAACCAACGCACTTGGCAACGTCGAGAACCCCGCAACGACGCTCACGACAGTGTATGAGTCGTTGGTCCCGCAAGACACCCGACGTTCGTTAGGTCAATTCGGGACTCCCGACTATGTGAGCGACTTCTTGGCATCATGGGCAGTTCGGGAGGCAGATGACTCAATTCTTGATCCCGGTATCGGTGCTGGTCAACTCGCTTCGAGTGGGTTGGACCGGAAACTGAAGCTTGGCGCGGAGAGACCGCTGTCAGAAATCACTGGCGTAGACGTCGACGATGTTGCGATTTCAATGGCGTCGGTAACGCTCAAACTTGTGGATGGTTCTGGTAAACCCAATCTGTACTTGAATGACTTCATGGAGTATAGTCCGCACAGCTGGGATGAGGATTCGTACGAGCAGAAAACCGTCGACGGCGTCATCGCAAATCCTCCTTACTCCCGACATCAAGCACTGGATGAGGAGTTCAAGAATACACTCTCTGAGACCGTGTCGCGAGAGACCGGCCGAGAATTTTCTCCGCGGACCCCGTTGTATGGGTACTTCATCGCTCACGCGGCACAATTCCTCGAAAGTGGTGGTCGATTTGCCGCAATCGTTCCTTCGCAGTTTTTCGACACCGAATTTGGGCGCGATTTGAAGGAGTACCTACTATCTGAGTTTACAATTCATGGCATCGTTCAGCTCGCCGATGAGCTCGATGTCTTTGAGGATGTCCGTACCCGTCCTAGTATCCTCCTCCTTGAGAAGGGTGCACCGGACCACTCTCACGAGATCAATTTCTGTCGCCTCACAAGCTGGGACGGGATAAGCGATGCCCCAGAGCTACTCCAGTCCGATTTTGAGTCCTTCCCAGCGGTCGAATCCAATACCACAGTTGTGCAAGATCTAGTACCTGCCCATCAGCGATGGTCGGTCTACCTCGACGAGACTGAAATTTTAGACCGGTCAGAGCTCACCGAGTTTGAGACAATCGCCTCGATCAAGCGGGGAATTGCAACGGGGAGTAACGACTTCTTCTGCCTCACTGGTGAAGAAGTCGCAGATCTTGGAATCCCGGAGAAGTATCGAAGGCGGATCATCAAGTCTGCACGTGGAATGGACTATGTTAATCTCACTGAGTCAAACTGGGAGACATGGGAGACTGAGGGGAAGTCAGTTTGGCTGTTGTACTGTCGTGAGGATGGTGCGCCAGTCGAACGTAACGAACTTCCTCGTACTGTTGATGAGTACCTGGCGCAAGGCGAATCGTCAGGGGTCACTGATGGGTACCTCGTCTCAAAACGGTCCTACTGGTACCAGGTCGAAGCACGCGATCCTGCACCGATCCTTGGCAAATACATGAACCGGACTGGTTTCCTGTTCATGCGGAACGATGCAGATCTGCTCACACTGAATAATGTCCACGCAATCGACCTCAACTTCGGATATACCGATGACGAGCGTGACGCACTTTTGGCGTATCTCAACAGCACTGTCATGGAGCAAATCCTCAGTGCGGCCAGCCACGACTACAGTGGCCTGCAAAAAATCGAAATCGGCCAGCTGAGTGGTGCAGCGGTAATCGACCCCCGGGAATTGACCCCGTCGAAGCGGGAGACATTGGCCAATTCTTTTGACGAGCTCTGTGAGAAGCGACAAAACGGTCGCAGTGGTGAGGAGGTCATCGAGGAGATCGACAAATCCATCGAGAGCATCTTGGATCTTCGTGCACGAGATAGTAATGAGCTTCAGTCAAATTGA
- a CDS encoding sensor histidine kinase, whose translation MSQSDSRETLDSGTVRFSSDSKLLSEIGERLIATPDIALSELIKNAYDADATKCNIWLKEDSLFVKDDGHGMTEQEFRDYWMTIATNSRLEQETSKRYNRELTGAKGVGRFAVRNLGLELSIETVAWYEEHQEYRQLTADLKWGDFESGQPLESEEVTYQIETADVEEEGTTLEISQLQSNWTQDELEEVSGEVLDIISAPYQTNRSEMQPGGGSDKADPGFSVYFAPPGEGAPEKSAAQEIYERYVMKVEISVRETTVRYDCEYKYGYDDNESESRVYEFNLGKNLLDDVFGEIRYFNWNYSGLFRNLNTIDGRSVPKWLRNNGGVRIIDKNFRVPPYGDELNDWLNISESQARRERQWRSTFTSNISSGGGQMLADTKQHQLNLPSKNQILGSLNVSSYRPGESEDVDESLQKLVPAMDRQGFIENEAMDQLRDIARGAIEIIAILDKEEELRRKRQKAKESKSELKSEIEQQQKEIEEELESAAKEFKSETNSTTNPESGQSTETKGQLSIDDAFSNGDVSTDSPGRSPSAESADSLRTTNDFQRKINEEIKPKIEQSYSELSEKVDRYEQAEVDFQSSVESMYLMSAVAAFMTHETNELLRSADQMIEAWEETPENERSEALEHRLDVTREARDKFEKQLGYSKRFMQGLEEDTQNELFVKGKTAEIIEQFSHYTDRKQITIEHKYPEYIKTPEVNPSVYTGVLMNLFTNAIKAVLEVPPENNGRIIRFEAENTDTWHKLRVADTGSGIPSGLENRIFDPLFSTTENRDDDPLGAGVGLGLYVVRRIVENSDGEISVVEAPEDFETCFEVRFKR comes from the coding sequence ATGTCTCAATCTGATTCCCGCGAAACATTAGATTCGGGGACAGTCCGATTCTCCAGCGATAGTAAGCTTCTCTCTGAGATCGGAGAGCGGCTTATCGCTACTCCGGACATCGCTCTCTCAGAGCTCATCAAGAACGCCTACGATGCGGATGCTACCAAGTGCAATATCTGGCTCAAGGAAGATAGTCTGTTCGTAAAGGATGATGGGCACGGGATGACCGAGCAGGAGTTTCGAGATTACTGGATGACAATTGCGACGAACAGTAGACTTGAACAGGAGACCTCAAAGAGATATAACCGTGAGTTGACCGGCGCAAAGGGAGTGGGCAGATTCGCCGTTCGAAACCTTGGGTTGGAGCTCTCGATCGAGACTGTCGCTTGGTATGAAGAACATCAAGAATACCGACAGTTGACCGCTGATTTGAAGTGGGGAGACTTCGAGAGTGGGCAGCCTTTGGAAAGTGAAGAGGTTACGTATCAGATAGAGACTGCTGATGTGGAGGAGGAGGGGACGACTCTCGAGATCTCCCAACTACAGAGCAATTGGACCCAGGATGAATTAGAAGAGGTCTCCGGAGAAGTCCTAGATATTATTTCAGCGCCTTATCAGACGAATCGTTCGGAGATGCAACCGGGAGGAGGCTCAGACAAAGCAGACCCTGGATTCTCGGTCTACTTTGCACCTCCCGGGGAAGGAGCCCCCGAGAAGAGTGCCGCTCAGGAGATCTATGAACGGTATGTGATGAAAGTCGAAATTTCGGTGAGGGAAACGACTGTCAGGTATGACTGTGAATATAAGTATGGCTATGATGATAATGAATCAGAGTCCAGGGTGTACGAATTCAATCTTGGAAAGAACCTCTTGGATGACGTATTTGGCGAGATTCGATACTTTAATTGGAACTACTCGGGCTTATTTAGAAATCTCAACACTATTGACGGTAGAAGCGTACCGAAGTGGCTTAGAAATAACGGAGGGGTAAGAATTATTGATAAGAATTTCCGTGTACCGCCCTACGGAGATGAATTGAATGATTGGTTGAATATTTCCGAATCTCAGGCAAGACGTGAACGCCAATGGCGATCAACATTCACCTCCAACATTTCCTCTGGTGGGGGACAGATGCTTGCCGATACGAAACAGCACCAACTCAATCTTCCATCGAAGAATCAAATACTGGGGTCACTGAACGTCTCTAGCTATCGTCCCGGTGAGAGCGAGGACGTAGACGAGAGTTTGCAAAAACTAGTTCCAGCCATGGACCGGCAAGGGTTCATTGAGAATGAGGCCATGGACCAACTCCGTGACATTGCGCGCGGTGCCATCGAAATTATCGCTATCCTTGACAAAGAAGAGGAACTCCGTAGAAAAAGGCAAAAAGCAAAGGAATCCAAATCGGAACTGAAGAGCGAGATCGAGCAGCAGCAGAAAGAGATAGAAGAAGAACTAGAATCTGCCGCAAAAGAATTTAAGTCAGAAACGAACTCGACAACGAATCCTGAGAGCGGACAATCTACAGAGACAAAGGGACAGCTATCAATTGATGACGCATTCTCAAACGGGGACGTAAGTACAGACTCGCCCGGCAGATCTCCGTCGGCAGAGTCAGCTGATTCTCTCAGGACCACCAACGACTTTCAGCGGAAGATCAATGAGGAAATCAAGCCAAAAATAGAGCAGTCGTATTCAGAACTAAGTGAAAAAGTCGACAGATATGAACAGGCGGAAGTAGATTTTCAGAGTTCTGTAGAGTCAATGTACCTCATGAGTGCCGTTGCGGCATTCATGACACATGAAACGAACGAGTTACTTCGCAGTGCGGATCAAATGATTGAGGCATGGGAGGAAACCCCCGAAAATGAGCGCTCTGAAGCATTAGAACATCGATTAGATGTTACACGAGAGGCTCGAGACAAGTTCGAGAAGCAACTTGGCTATTCGAAACGGTTCATGCAAGGGTTAGAAGAAGATACCCAAAATGAGCTCTTTGTTAAGGGTAAAACAGCGGAAATAATCGAGCAATTCAGTCACTATACAGATCGAAAACAAATTACTATCGAACACAAGTACCCAGAATATATTAAGACACCTGAGGTCAATCCCAGTGTCTACACCGGCGTCTTGATGAACTTATTTACGAATGCAATCAAAGCCGTTTTAGAGGTACCTCCCGAAAATAATGGTCGGATAATTCGGTTTGAGGCTGAAAATACGGATACCTGGCATAAATTGCGCGTCGCTGATACCGGAAGTGGGATCCCATCGGGACTAGAAAATCGGATTTTCGATCCTTTGTTCAGCACAACAGAGAACAGAGACGACGACCCTCTCGGAGCAGGTGTAGGGTTAGGACTGTATGTGGTAAGACGAATTGTAGAAAATTCAGATGGAGAGATATCAGTAGTAGAGGCTCCAGAGGATTTCGAAACTTGTTTTGAGGTGAGATTTAAACGATGA
- a CDS encoding metallophosphoesterase family protein, with product MTIYVISDTHFDDPKMVNELDRPFDGVDEMNEALIDNWNSVVDEADTVYHVGDLLGGEPPERRESHALYRLDQLNGTVNLIAGNHAPIPKSSFADSAIDIKESRRLDFQGYSFYFTHKAEHAPDYFDGWIISGHEHENPAKYPFIDPETRRVNVACERIEYRPLLLSDLVSNIKTGERYETLADAPVI from the coding sequence ATGACGATCTATGTCATCTCGGACACCCACTTTGACGATCCGAAGATGGTGAATGAGTTGGACCGGCCATTTGACGGGGTGGATGAAATGAACGAAGCTCTCATCGACAATTGGAATTCGGTCGTCGACGAGGCAGACACCGTCTACCACGTTGGCGATCTACTCGGTGGGGAGCCACCCGAAAGGCGGGAAAGCCACGCCCTCTATAGGTTGGATCAACTCAATGGGACGGTCAATCTGATTGCTGGGAATCACGCCCCAATTCCGAAGTCCAGCTTCGCTGATTCGGCGATAGACATCAAGGAATCGAGGCGACTTGATTTCCAGGGGTATAGTTTCTACTTCACACACAAAGCAGAGCACGCCCCAGATTACTTCGATGGGTGGATCATTTCGGGCCACGAGCACGAAAACCCAGCAAAGTACCCGTTCATCGATCCAGAAACTCGACGTGTCAATGTCGCTTGTGAACGGATTGAGTACCGACCATTATTGCTCTCGGACCTTGTCTCAAACATTAAAACAGGAGAGCGATATGAAACGCTTGCCGACGCACCTGTAATATAA
- a CDS encoding HNH endonuclease produces the protein MPVQAISDWVDELRKRANDRGIRFTAETDGRIFHFVLGEDPGIIGKVRTSEGQSREFRDDQGVEYIWHRYNREQEQAESDDPRRVVNITLDVWDTGRYDLDQDHFLFLTEEMVTAGTYSKGDQKIRVLGSGEYDGPLARHVDDWDAVFSYAVNDSIDDQAESSRSEDSENWYRVGARYYDSTDPERDEFQSWIKGPLESGIGNSAGIRVVEAKTGPQKGEVTAVVIVSSELDDPDGFNRWDDEFDLNNGLIHYWGDAKRSGSESDEPIDEDEFPGNQQLRAVHRLNTTDQRTRYPPILVFRRPESGVVEFNGLCVIEQVELDEFEDNGVPTPNYLYHLGVLDVEEVPLSWIHQRTETGSDALAPDVWHQWVESGEVTPGMRYGEASVTPEPVDDTTIAGPSDTTDTAGRISTGEQTQVRISQEFRNETHDTYGECILTEISDPRLLQVAHILGRADHPEIAEDIGNVVLLTHTHHAAFDADLWTFDANGRLWVSPEFESNDPWLQNTLTLREGAQIPALKDSPVRTEFIQERNSQLDWWPVDD, from the coding sequence ATGCCAGTCCAAGCAATTTCTGATTGGGTAGACGAACTCCGTAAACGAGCAAACGACAGGGGTATCCGATTTACTGCTGAGACAGACGGGCGAATTTTCCATTTCGTATTAGGAGAAGATCCTGGCATTATCGGGAAGGTACGGACCTCCGAAGGCCAGAGTCGGGAGTTCCGCGACGACCAAGGCGTGGAATACATTTGGCATCGATATAATCGAGAGCAGGAGCAGGCCGAAAGTGACGATCCCCGCAGGGTAGTCAATATTACACTCGACGTCTGGGATACCGGCCGATACGATCTCGACCAGGACCATTTCCTGTTCCTGACCGAGGAGATGGTCACCGCCGGTACGTATTCTAAAGGAGACCAGAAAATCAGAGTCCTCGGTTCAGGCGAATACGATGGGCCGTTAGCTCGTCATGTGGATGACTGGGATGCGGTGTTTAGCTACGCCGTCAACGATTCAATCGACGACCAGGCCGAATCATCAAGGTCTGAGGATTCCGAGAATTGGTACCGTGTTGGAGCGCGATACTACGACTCGACGGATCCGGAACGTGATGAGTTCCAAAGTTGGATCAAGGGCCCTCTCGAATCAGGTATAGGCAATAGCGCCGGAATTCGTGTCGTCGAAGCCAAGACCGGTCCTCAAAAAGGGGAGGTTACTGCAGTTGTTATTGTCTCTTCAGAACTCGACGACCCTGACGGATTCAACCGCTGGGACGACGAATTCGACCTGAACAATGGGCTGATCCACTACTGGGGTGACGCGAAGCGGAGCGGTTCGGAGTCTGATGAACCGATTGATGAGGACGAGTTCCCCGGGAACCAGCAATTGCGTGCTGTTCACCGATTAAACACTACTGACCAACGGACTCGCTACCCTCCAATTTTGGTTTTCAGACGCCCAGAATCAGGAGTTGTCGAGTTCAACGGCCTCTGTGTAATCGAACAAGTTGAGCTCGACGAATTCGAGGACAACGGTGTCCCCACACCGAACTATCTCTATCATCTCGGTGTCCTCGACGTTGAAGAGGTTCCTCTGTCGTGGATACATCAGCGTACGGAAACTGGCTCCGACGCACTGGCCCCGGACGTATGGCATCAGTGGGTGGAGTCCGGAGAAGTCACTCCAGGAATGAGATATGGGGAGGCCTCAGTCACCCCAGAACCAGTAGATGATACGACCATTGCAGGTCCATCCGACACCACGGATACTGCCGGCCGGATATCAACGGGAGAGCAGACTCAGGTCAGGATCAGTCAGGAATTTAGAAACGAGACTCACGACACGTACGGCGAGTGTATTCTGACAGAGATATCCGATCCTCGACTCCTCCAGGTTGCCCATATACTTGGACGAGCTGATCATCCGGAGATCGCAGAAGACATCGGCAACGTCGTGCTTCTCACCCATACTCACCACGCAGCCTTTGATGCTGACCTATGGACCTTCGATGCCAATGGGAGGTTATGGGTATCTCCGGAGTTCGAGTCCAATGACCCTTGGCTTCAAAACACCTTAACACTCCGCGAAGGGGCTCAAATCCCCGCTCTCAAGGATTCACCGGTCCGTACTGAGTTTATCCAAGAGCGGAATTCTCAACTCGATTGGTGGCCGGTAGATGATTGA
- a CDS encoding tyrosine-type recombinase/integrase, translating to MAWKREPLIEEELDDLLDAVDEYNLTHQVTIYTLAHTGLRANELAHLRDEWIDWQAERLRVPSAEGEWTPKTEHSARTIPLKHPGTVRRLRDYFSYHESYDATRQTVTNRVKRVAAETEIRKKITSHVLRHTYGTLIAARGATPQYIRQTMGHADLSSANDYLQYAGSQLDAEAEELW from the coding sequence ATGGCGTGGAAACGCGAACCCCTAATCGAAGAAGAACTCGACGATCTGCTCGACGCTGTAGACGAGTATAACCTCACCCACCAGGTGACAATCTACACACTCGCCCACACCGGCCTGCGAGCAAACGAACTCGCTCATCTCCGAGACGAGTGGATCGATTGGCAGGCCGAGCGGCTTCGTGTTCCGTCTGCCGAAGGCGAGTGGACTCCGAAGACCGAGCACTCTGCGCGGACGATTCCGCTGAAACACCCCGGCACTGTTCGACGGCTCCGCGACTACTTCAGTTACCACGAGTCGTACGACGCGACGAGACAGACCGTCACCAACCGCGTGAAGCGAGTCGCCGCCGAGACGGAGATTCGGAAGAAGATTACATCACACGTGCTCCGGCATACCTACGGGACGCTGATCGCGGCGCGGGGAGCGACTCCACAGTATATCCGCCAGACGATGGGGCACGCAGACCTCTCGAGCGCGAACGATTATTTGCAGTACGCCGGAAGCCAGCTCGACGCTGAAGCCGAGGAACTCTGGTAG
- a CDS encoding ATP-binding protein yields MSSSNQQAGEQQRPGARDERSPPNRSPFTNGRAKTGYGWGEHTRQSMKHPVGDAKSDAHQIGLCFGMNDIDVEAFTERHPKRIVHPDMLIHEKNPTRTKTDKGTDFLLRGERGCGKTTLLLTFARQLMRENDEIVVWRGREGSSGWLPYKHWTTVYLPANATVRGAWMPEVEDESDEISLSVDDGQELTASELERVVRDVVYYEDVFDLLDKLGERSRGTFNVVYPDPSFSGCQKATRESRRVNGYFPFVPRWEAEYDDDGETTETPLVQWWFAFWLARCDYGPFTWMTLLFDEGGDLIPRSASQSVSRLYDKLEMLRSIFAESRRRLATLGMAIHYEENLDPDTKREFKWRVHMPDGSANPVADKRGTHPVGMKGDIKMNDDFMSRYDEPGVGLTYSKKGFSKFRWDDVPDWPEDENRWLKVVLEEPDASTKRELRQRRREQYDGEDEATSELEYDSQVFGEWRNQHEQRLYVKHGSGQISVERGVVIEDLESEIDGLRFREDLRDLGDVLEVVMVEEASGDEIVVARVPAASSPFKSDAAVAAGAGR; encoded by the coding sequence ATGAGTTCGAGCAACCAACAGGCAGGCGAACAGCAGCGCCCAGGCGCGCGAGACGAGCGGTCTCCGCCGAACCGCAGTCCGTTCACGAACGGACGCGCAAAGACGGGCTACGGCTGGGGCGAGCACACGCGCCAGTCGATGAAACACCCCGTGGGCGACGCCAAGAGCGACGCCCACCAGATCGGGCTGTGCTTCGGGATGAACGACATCGACGTCGAGGCGTTCACCGAGCGCCACCCGAAGCGGATCGTCCACCCGGACATGCTGATCCACGAGAAGAACCCCACCCGGACGAAGACGGACAAGGGAACGGACTTCTTGCTACGTGGCGAACGAGGGTGCGGGAAGACGACGCTGCTGCTGACGTTCGCGCGGCAGTTGATGCGGGAGAACGACGAGATCGTCGTCTGGCGCGGGCGTGAAGGTTCGTCGGGGTGGCTCCCGTACAAGCACTGGACGACGGTGTACCTGCCGGCGAACGCGACCGTTCGTGGCGCGTGGATGCCGGAGGTCGAAGACGAGTCGGACGAGATCTCGCTGTCCGTCGACGACGGCCAGGAGCTGACCGCGTCGGAACTCGAGCGCGTCGTCCGCGACGTCGTCTACTACGAGGACGTCTTCGACCTGCTCGACAAGCTGGGCGAGCGGTCGCGGGGCACGTTCAACGTCGTGTACCCGGACCCGTCGTTCTCTGGGTGCCAGAAGGCGACGCGAGAGTCGCGTCGTGTGAACGGCTACTTCCCGTTCGTCCCGCGGTGGGAGGCAGAGTACGACGACGACGGCGAGACGACGGAGACGCCGCTCGTCCAGTGGTGGTTCGCGTTCTGGCTCGCACGGTGCGACTACGGGCCGTTCACGTGGATGACGCTGCTGTTCGACGAGGGCGGCGACCTGATCCCACGGTCGGCATCGCAGTCGGTGTCGCGGCTGTACGACAAGCTCGAGATGCTCCGGTCGATCTTCGCGGAGTCCAGGCGTCGACTGGCGACGCTGGGCATGGCGATCCACTACGAGGAGAACCTCGACCCGGACACGAAGCGGGAGTTCAAGTGGCGCGTACACATGCCAGACGGGTCGGCAAACCCGGTCGCCGACAAGCGCGGGACGCACCCGGTCGGCATGAAGGGCGACATCAAGATGAACGACGACTTCATGTCGCGCTACGACGAGCCCGGCGTCGGGCTCACGTACTCGAAGAAGGGCTTCTCGAAGTTCCGATGGGACGACGTCCCCGACTGGCCGGAGGACGAGAACCGGTGGCTGAAGGTCGTCCTCGAGGAGCCGGACGCGTCGACGAAGCGCGAGCTTCGCCAGCGCCGCCGCGAGCAGTACGACGGCGAGGACGAAGCAACCAGCGAGCTGGAATACGACTCGCAGGTGTTCGGCGAGTGGCGGAACCAGCACGAGCAGCGCCTGTACGTGAAGCACGGCTCGGGACAGATCAGCGTCGAACGCGGCGTCGTGATCGAGGACCTCGAGTCGGAGATCGACGGGCTGCGGTTCCGAGAAGACCTCCGGGATCTCGGGGACGTCCTCGAGGTCGTCATGGTCGAAGAAGCGAGCGGTGACGAGATCGTGGTGGCGAGGGTCCCTGCGGCTTCGTCCCCCTTTAAGTCAGATGCGGCGGTGGCCGCGGGGGCCGGGCGGTGA